Proteins from one Pithys albifrons albifrons isolate INPA30051 chromosome 2, PitAlb_v1, whole genome shotgun sequence genomic window:
- the LOC139685288 gene encoding cystatin-like, translated as MAGASGTVVLLAVALLFGGVVWGGEYRPRLVGAPEVIDNPENDEGLQRALQFAMAAYNRASNDMYSSRVVRVISAKRQIVAGVKYIIEAEIARTTCTKPAADLQRCAFHDEPQMAKHTVCNFVVLNVPWRNQIELLDSKCQ; from the exons ATGGCGGGGGCAAGTGGgactgtggtgctgctggctgtggctTTGCTCTTCGGCGGCGTCGTGTGGGGCGGCGAGTATCGCCCGCGGCTCGTGGGGGCCCCGGAGGTCATCGACAACCCTGAGAACGACGAGGGCCTGCAGCGGGCCTTGCAGTTCGCCATGGCGGCGTACAACAGGGCCAGCAACGACATGTACTCCAGCCGGGTGGTGCGGGTCATCAGCGCCAAGAGGCAG ATTGTGGCTGGAGTCAAGTACATAATAGAAGCTGAGATTGCCCGGACAACTTGTACAAAGCCAGCAGCTGATCTCCAGCGCTGTGCTTTCCATGACGAGCCACAGATGGCTAAG CACACCGTTTGCAACTTCGTAGTGTTGAATGTTCCTTGGCGAAACCAAATTGAGCTACTGGACAGTAAGTGCCAGTGA